The region tcttgggctattgtaaatagtgctgctatgaatgttggggtgcgtgtatcttttcgaattagagtttttgtcttttccagatatatgatggggagtgggattgctggatcatatggtaaccctatttttagttttttaaggaaccttcatactgttctccatagtggctgcaccaatttacattcccaccaacagtgtaggcgggttcccttttctagCTGTGGagcctttaaaacaaaaaacaaccgaCAACCACTATTTGGAACTCAATTTGAAGAACTGGTGGAGGGGAGCTGCCCAGGTTGAAGTGGGGGACAGGGCCGAGTCCAGCTGGTGGCCCCTCTCACACTGTCCTCTAAGGAGGTGCCTGAGGCTCCCAGAGCACTGCTGAGGGTTTAGTGAGCCTCCTtggtttacaggtgaggaaactgaagtcttCTCTCTGAAGACTGTTGGTCATTAGTTGTCCAGTTTGGAGTCAGGCTGTTTGGTGGTCATCAAAGATATGATCCTTGTCCTTGAACTGGCACGATGGTCAAGTAGCACAAGGAAACTATGACATAAGACCCACGGGAGAACGTGTACGAAGACGGGATCAAATGCATGTGCTCCCAGCATCAGACGATCTCGGGAAAAACTGGGGTGGCCAGAGGAGGCTGGGCCTTGGTGGGCAAGATGCCAACATGGATAGGCTCGGGGAGAGGTTCTCCTTAGAGACATAGGGGCAGGAGTGGTGTGTGTGGGTGCCTGGGCGGGTTGGTAGCAGCGGGGGTAGGGGTGGGTGTGAGGGGCAGACGTGAAGAGAGCAGCCTGTCTAGAGAAAAAAGTTTGTCATGGGACAGTGGACGTTGAGTTTTTGGTAGAGAACACAGCACCATATTCCAGAGGCCTTTGGCTACAGTCCAGGAGTTTGGATCTGACTGAGTAGCCTGTATGCATTTACTTTGGGTTGCAGTTTGTTAGGAGGATAATATGGGAACCATTTGAAAACTGGATCAGAGTGGGAAAGAGGCAAGAGGTAAGAGGCAGGTGGGTCTCTAGTTGGGTTTTGCAATGATTTTGGTCTGAATTTTCCTGGTGGTAGTTGGTTTGAAAAAAGATAGATATTGGTGATTTTGCAAAGGAAAAACCAGTAGGGCTTGATGCTGAGAGGTGggtaaggaaaagaaatgataaagatttgAGTTTAGGCACCAGGGCCATTGACTGAAGGCACTGAGTTAGAAGCAAGAAAAGTTGGGGAGGTCAGTTTGAGTAACAACCCAAGGATCTTTGGATGTAGGAGGGAGTCCGGCAGCTTTAGAAAGCAGGGCCTCTGAGATTCACAGGGTATCTCCTTTGGCCTCACAATTACTATAGGAGTTCAGCAAGACAGGTTAATACATACTGAAAACATGCTTTGGAAAGGTCAGCTGACCTTTCCAATGGTATAAAGTTAGGAAACCAAAAAACTGAGTCTTGTACCtggtctttgttttttgttttgttctgtttccgTTTTCAtacaattttgaaaggttactttccatttatagttatgacCAAATGTTGGctgtattccccgtgttgtacagtaACATGCTTGAGCCtttcttacacccaatagtttgtacctctcactccctcacccctatattgccctccccgcccccactggtaactactagttcgTTCTccttatctgtgagtctgcttcttttctgttatattcactagtttgctgtattttttagattccgcatataagtgatatcatacagtatttgtctttctgtcttatttcacttatgcctcccaagtccatccatgttgctgcaaatggcaaaatttcattcttttttttttatgtctgagtagtattccattgtagatatctataccacatcttctttatccattcatctgttgatggacacttaggttgcttggcaattgtaaataatgctgctatgaacattggggtgcatgtatctttgcaaattaatgttttgggtttttttttgatatatacccaggagtggaattgttgggtcatatggtagttctgtttttacttttttgagaaacctccatactgttttccagtgaCTGCACccgtttgcattcccaccacgaGTTGTCCCTGGGCTTCTGGTTCCAGGACCAATGCTGCTGTAGATGAGGCTGCGTCGGGGCTGGGGTTCTGTAAGAGTTGTggaccttcccctccctcccctcgccTCCTGGGGGCTCACAGCATTTGACCTTGCTCCCACAGCACTCCGTCCTCTCCCGGAAGTTTGTGGAGGTGATGACCAAATACAACGAGGCTCAGGTGGACTTCCGTGAACGCAGCAAAGGGCGAATCCAGCGGCAGCTCGAGATCAGTGCGTGTTTGAAGTTTGGCCTGTGCCCCTTCACCCTTCTTGCCACGTGCTTGTCCGTCCCCAGTCGTGAGGCCCGGGGAGAGGGAGCGGCAGCCCCGCCAGTGGCTTCTGCCTTCTCTTTCGTGCCCAAGCTGAGGACAGGCCTCACAGCACTGGTGCATCCTGGATGTTGCGTCTTAGGCTGAAAGATGGCTCGGAGTTACCAGGCCCGAGTCGTCTGATTGCCGTGGGAGCCAGCGTTTCTGCATCCATGGAAGGAAGCACTTGCTACACAGCTGCACTCTTTGGGGCTCATGACATCTTTTGCTGCCTGTCTGACAGCAGAGAATGGTGCTAGTTGCCATGAGGAATAAAGAAGTTACTAGAGCCACGCCCTTTAGGAATCAGAAACCGGACTGCAGGGCCCCACAGGGCGGAAGGTGCTTTGAGTGCAGGAACCGAACGAACAAGGGCGCAGGCAGAACAAAGCACACGAGTTCAGGAGGGAGAGGCCGTCCAGGGCCTGGGAACAGGGCGCATTTGGGTGGAGCAGGGTGAGGTTAAGGCGGATGGAGGGAGGGCTCACCCAGGAACTGGCTCCTTGTCCTGAGGACCTTGGACTCCGTGGTGGAGTGAAGGGGGCCAGGAGACATTCTGAGCTGGAAAGGAATGTAATCAGACATGGGCTTCAGGAAGGTAACTGCTGAGAATGTTGAGGATGGATTGGATTAGGGGAGAAATCCAGAGAAAGGCGAGTCCGGAGGCTTGTAAGGCCATGGTCTTTAGAGTGAACTTGCTGTATTCCCATTTTCAGGGAACTTCTGAAATGGTGAGCTTTGATCTTATATTTGATGCTCTCCTCCTTTCGTTATAAAGCCGGCAGAAAGACAACAGATGAGGAGCTGGAGGAGATGCTGGAGAGTGGGAACCCTGCCATCTTCACCTCGGGGGTGAGTGATGGTGGGGGCGGGCTGGgctgcagaggcagggagggcGGGGCGGCGGGAGCCCCGCAGGGGTGTGGGTGAGGCTGCGGCGGGCGTGATGGCCGATGGTTGGTCTCTGTGCGGCCGGGCCTAGATCATCGACTCTCAGATTTCCAAGCAAGCCCTCAGTGAGATCGAGGGACGGCACAAGGACATCGTGAGGCTGGAGAGCAGCATCAAGGAGCTTCACGACATGTTCATGGACATCGCCGTGCTGGTGGAGAACCAGGTAGCCCAGTGGGTGCCGCgcgggcagggaggagaggaagcccgGGGCTTCCTGAGAAGGGTGAGACGGGACTCCTGGAAAGCCGGGTTGGGTGGGAGAATCATTGGGAACTTGCGAAGTAGATGCTGACGTGTTGGGCAATCGCAGCCTCATCATTCACGCCTGTTACTTTGGCCTGGAAGTCATTTCTGATTAATAGGGGGTTTGATGTGCTCTGTCAAGTACCTGGTTCCCTCCAGCCTCAGGATagttgtcttttttaaattagAGATATGGGTTCTTCATGGTGATGCCTTAAAACAATCTCCTGATAGGAACTGTTTCACTGGTGACATTGAAAACATGGGGCCTTTTCCCCAGTTTCGGGCAAGAAGTTAGGTTTAACAGAGGttcttgtatttttccatttttgttttttcttctgtatgtgtgtttttcCAAAAATGTTGACAGTTTTTGCTAAGGAACAAGAGCAGACAACAAAAGGATTGAAGGGACAGCAAAGTAATATTTACAGAGAAACTTGAAACTCTCACAGTGCTTAGCTTGACAGTCTGTTTTGTCCCGGGTAAGCCTGCTCAGGGATGGATGGCCCTGTCCCCAGCACATGGTCTCAGTGTCACATAGTCACATGTCTCCTGGTTCTTATGATGCAGTTAAATTCGCCACTGTGTCAGGGTTTGGTGCCACTATTACCATGAACTCCCAGTGGCTCTGCCACCCGGAGAGGATTGAAAACTGCTTCCTTTGTGGAAGGACACCtaactgaagcccgagcaccacttGGCTGGTTTTGACATCAGTTCCCTGCTCTGGGCTCGGGTGCCTTTCTTCCACCCCCTTGCGGCCTTTGAGACCATTTCTCCTGCCCCTCCATCCctactcttcttttttctccccacaCTGCCTTGCCGAGGAACTGGTTTGAGATTCAAGTGATGGTAAGTTCTGTTCTCTGTGTAGAGACTGCCATAACGCCATGGGTTGGGTTGAGGAAGGTCTAGGTGGGTGAAGGGAATTCCCATCCTAAGATGCACAGAAATCAATTGGAGAGACCAAACTTCTGGTCAGGAAGTAATAGCTGGGAGAAGGTTAGGAATCTTATTAAGAGACTGCTGTCTCTTAACCAGATAACTCAGGTAAAACCAATGTCTGTCACTTACGGGACCTGGGAGTACCTTAGAGAAAGCAACTGTTCCCACCTCAgctacttattgagcacctgctgtgtgctgggcactattCTATAGTAGTGAATGAACTCAGTTCAGGCCGAATGAACTTGGTTCAGGTCTGAATGACCAGGAAGAAGCCGGCATCCTGGCAATGCCCTAAGAACATGAGAtagatgtattgggttggccaaaaagttcgtttgggtttttccatgaGATGTTatagaaaaacccgaacgaactttttggccaacccaatatcttgGCTTCTCTCttcacatactttaaaaaaaaaaaaaaaaaggtggcggGATCCTTCAGAATATTCCAGGCATCTAGACAGTGTGCTCCAGGTGCCCAGTGCAGTGCTTGTCACAGAGAAGTAACTGAGTGAATGTTTCTGGAATGAGTGACAGCCACCAAGGCCTGGGGAACCACAGGTAATCACGGGGAAGTTGTGCAAGTTTGCCCCACAGGAGGCTGCATGTTAAAGTTTCCAGATGCTCCTCTTGGTGCTGAAAAGAAAGAGAACCCCTTTCTCGTGTGAGCTAGGACTGTCCTGGGGTGGGTTTCCTGGGTGTGACTAGTGTCTGTCCTTTGCAGGGTGAGATGTTAGATAACATAGAGTTGAATGTCATGCACACGGTGGACCACGTGGAGAAGGCTCGGGAGGAGACAAAAAGAGCCGTGAAGTACCAGGGTCAGGCCCGGAAGGTGAGCCTCTCCTGCTGCCTTCGGTGAAGAGAGTCCACTGTGCGCGCCGTCTCTcgctctttctctcctccctctccccgtcCCTCTTTCTGC is a window of Eschrichtius robustus isolate mEscRob2 chromosome 11, mEscRob2.pri, whole genome shotgun sequence DNA encoding:
- the STX3 gene encoding syntaxin-3 isoform X2, translating into MKDRLEQLKAKQLTQDDDADEVEIAVDNTAFMDEFFSEIEETRFNIDKISEHVEEAKKLYSIILSAPIPEPKTKDDLEQLTTEIKKRANNVRNKLKSMERHIEEDEVRSSADLRIRKSQHSVLSRKFVEVMTKYNEAQVDFRERSKGRIQRQLEITGRKTTDEELEEMLESGNPAIFTSGIIDSQISKQALSEIEGRHKDIVRLESSIKELHDMFMDIAVLVENQGEMLDNIELNVMHTVDHVEKAREETKRAVKYQGQARKVCGLWLSLTVALHRHPGR